Proteins encoded within one genomic window of Prauserella marina:
- a CDS encoding cold-shock protein, with translation MAQGTVKWFNAEKGFGFIAQDGGEGDVFVHYSEIEGRGFRTLEENQRVEFEVGQGQKGPQAQKVRAL, from the coding sequence GTGGCGCAAGGCACTGTGAAGTGGTTCAACGCCGAAAAGGGCTTCGGCTTCATCGCCCAGGACGGCGGAGAGGGCGACGTGTTCGTCCACTACTCGGAGATCGAGGGCCGCGGTTTCCGCACGCTCGAAGAGAACCAGCGGGTGGAGTTCGAGGTCGGCCAGGGGCAGAAGGGGCCGCAGGCTCAGAAGGTTCGCGCCCTCTAA